TAGGTGATGCATTCTATCTTAGGATGCTGCTCATGGTTGTTAAAGGCGCATTTAATTATGCTGATGTTAGAACCTATGAGGGTATTGTGTACAACACATTTCGAGAGGCTTGCCAGGCACGTGGGCTGATTGGCGATGATAGTGAGTGGGCATCTCTATTTGATGAGGCTGTTCAGTGGGCAAACGCATTCCAGCTTAGAAGCATATTTATGACAGTTTTGGTATTCTGTGATGTGGGCAATGTGAGAGCACTTTTTGATGCCTATTGGAAATATATGGCTGATGATATTAAGTACAGGATGCAGAGAAATATTGGTAATCCTGTGTATGTTGTTCCAGACAACGTGCTATTGTCAGGTCTATTGAGAGAACTATCTTCGATGTTTTCGAATAATGGACTTTCTATGTCTTCCTACGATCTGCCTCCACCTTCTGACCTTACACATGATGAGGGTTCTAATAGGTTAGTTCTCGAAGAATTATCCTATGACAGGACAGCACTGGCTGCTGAAGCAACAGCTATGTCTTTGGCGCTTAACAGCGAGCAGCGTGCTATTTATGACACTGTGATACACAATGTGTGCCAACGCCAGTCCGTTGTATACTTCGTGTCTGGACATGGTGGCACAGGCAAGACTTTTTTGTGGAGGACGATTCTTGCAAGGCTTAGGTCCCAGGATCATATAGTTTTGGTTGTTGCATCTTCAGGAGTTGCTGCTTTGCTAATGCCTGGAGGGCGAACAACCCATTTGAGGTTTAGAATACTGCTAGATATACATGATAGAAGTATGTGCAATATAGGTAGAGGGACCATATTGGCTGCCCTTATACAGAAGACATCACTGATTATTTGGGACGAAGCGCCCATGACACATAGATTTTGCTTTGAAGCACTGGACCGAACTCTTAGAGACTTGCTCTCTGCTGATGACCCCTCCAACACAAACAAACCCTTTGGTGGTGTGCCTGTACTATTAGGTGGTGATTTCAGACAGGTGCTTCCTGTAATTCAGGGAGCGGATCGTTCTCAAATATTGAATGCTTCCCTAATCAGATCACCTCTCTGGAAACATGTCCAAGTACTAAAATTAACAATTAACATGCGTCTTTCCAACCCAACACTCACCCCCATAGAAAAAACCTGTATGTCTCAATTTGCGCAGTGGGTGTTAGATGTAGGTGAGGGGAAAGTTTCAGTACATAGAAAGGAAGGAGAGACCGAAGATACATGGATTAGCATACCTAATGATATAGTTTTGCTTCCAGAGGGTGACAAAATTTTGGCTGTTATTGATGCTGTTTACAGTGATTTTGGCAGCTCTTTTGCCTCTGTGCCCTACCTAGCACAGAGGTGCATAGTCTGTCCTGTAAACACGGTTGTTGATGAGGTCAATGAAATTATGGTGGACAGAGTGACTGGTGAGTCCAAAGAATATCGGAGCTATGATCAAATTGCAAACTCCATAGAGATGCCATCTGACTACGAGATGTTATACCCGCCTGAAGTGCTCAATTCTATAGTACTCAACAACTACCCGCAGCATTGCCTCTTGCTCAAGGTTGGTATTCCTGTAGTCCTCCTACGGAACATTGACCAAGCCCAGGGACTTTGCAATGGAACAAGGCTACTGATTAGGAGACTAGGAGATTGTATTCTTGAGGCTGAAATTATGACCGGAACCAACATTGGTGCGCTGGTAGGGATACCCAGAATAGTTCTCAATGGCACAAGCCCACGTTGGCCTTTCACATTACAGCGACGGCAGTTTCCTATTAGAGTTTGCTATGCCATGACAATAAACAAGTGTCAAGGCCAAACACTCAAACAAGTGGGTGCATATCTACGGGAACCAGTTTTCACTCATGGGCAACTATATGTTGCTATCTCAAGGGTGACATCCCGTGAAGGCTTGACAATGGTTGTTGAAGATGAGAGAGGCGCTGCAACATCAAACACGAGAAATATTGTTTATAGGGAAATCTTAGACTCTGTGTAACTCTTCTGTGTGGATATTTTGCTTATATGATCTTCTATGTGTATTCTGTCCGTTGTAGCCATGTAGCGTCCATAGGCTCTTTTTCCTGTTTCTGAATATTTTCTTGTGTTCTCGATTTGCCCACACACTTTTCCTTACACTgcagatttatttttctttctcgcTATAACTGTTATCTGCAAACTGTGAATGTAGGATGGCGTGCATTCCATTGAAGAGGGTCTGCCCAGACCATTCCCGCTGGAAAGTCAATGTCAGAGCAGTTAGGTTCTATGAAAAGTTCACAAATGACCAGCCACCGAAGCTGTCCAGATTTGAATTCATCATGTTGGATGAGGAGGTATAGTTTGCTATACACAGCAGCAATGCTTTTTACAGTTCCCCATGTACCTTCCATCACATTAATGATACCTATCTATACTCAGAATGTGGCCATGGAGGCTACCATCCCAGCAAAATGGATTGATGAGCAAAGGCCCAAGCTTATAGAAGGCAGGTTGTACACCATACAATACTTTGAGGTTTGCAATGCAAGAGGAATGTATCGTCCTGTTGATCACCCATATATGGCTCGCTTCACCAAACACACCAGGATCAATGAGGTCAGCGCAGTGCCTCCAAAATCTCCGATGTATGCATGCTCCATCACACCATTTCCTGTGCTCCGTGCTAGAGTGGGTAACAGAGAACAGATGTCAGGTATGATATGCTATTTCTAATTCCAGAACACAGTGTCTCCTGTTTGTTTCTTCCGCTCTACCATACCTAACAATGTTTTTAAACCTGCAGATGCTATAGGCCTTTTTACCAAGTGCTCACGCATGACAAAGCAATCAACAAGACATGGAGTCCAGTCATTAGTCAATGTACACATTACCGATGGCAGGTATCCTCATACGCTTCAGGACATGTGTTCTTATACGCTGTGTAGGCTCTCTCCATAAATACCAGGTCCTCATATAATTCATGCTGGAAATTCCTGTTTTTGCTGAGACAATATTGTACTTGCTCTGTGGGGCTCGCACGCAGAGAGATTCGACGCACAGTCGCTCATGGAAATGAGCAAGAGTAGTCCTGTGGTGCTTCTTTTTCTTGGTGTCACTTCAAACACTTTCGATGGTATGCATCTTTACTATTGTATCAAGAATTGCCCAGATCTTGCCAATTAGCTGAACTTTCGATATCAAATAAGGTCACCTCACGCTTCAGTGCTCCGCAACCTACATGTGGTATGTGAATCTTGAGCTGCCAGAAACAGCGCTGCTGCATCAGAGGTAAATTCCAGAATTATTTGGTCAGCCCATTGAAAGTCTCTAATTAAACAAACTATGTAGACCTCCTTTGTGTTCTGTTGGTGCAATATGCTGATCATTACTTGCACAACCAGTTTTGGAAGTGCTGTTGGGCAGGCATATTGGATAGGTGAGGAGCATCACAATCAGCCTCAGATTACAACTGTCGCTGAACTTTCAGCCATCGAAAATCCGCATGAGGCAGAGGCATGTTTTCTCCCACAGAACATTTTAATTCCCTATTCTGATTTCGGCACAGCGCCTGTTTCACACTTTGTTTCCTTCAGGGCAACAAATACAAAGTCACAGCAAGGATTAAGGAATTAGTCCCAAACCAGCAGTGGTGGTATTTGGCCTGCAACAAATGCAAGAGAACCACAAGGCCGAATGGAGATAGCTATAGATGCTATGACTCCACATGCATTGGCACAGACGCCATTCCAAGGTACACTACTGCAATATTCATCCCCCAGATCACATCGCAGTCCTGTGCAATTGAAATTATACTGACTAAACGAAAAACCTGTTGCAACTTAGGTACAAAATTCCTTTCCTTGCAATTGATCCCGAGGCTGCTGCAGGGATTGAAGAGAAGACAATTGAAATGATCTGTTTCGGAGCAGTTGCGGATGAGATGGTTGGACTAACAGCTGACAACCTTGTGAGTCTTTCCACAGATGTTCAAGGATATATTCCTGAACAGATCAAAAGAATGTATGGTGCCAGATATGACTTCGACCTGAGTGTGCCGAGAGGTGCTGTTCGATTTGGAAAAACAACTTTCAGAATTGATTCTTTCACAAGAATTGCTGAGCTTGAAGAGCAAGCGACTGCTGAAGTGCCACCGCGTATGTATCTGGTTCTATTTAGGTGctgcttttctttttcactgCAAAATTCTGAATGACAGCTAACCTTGCATTTTTCTTGCAGCAGTTGCTACCACGACCGCTTCTGAAGTAATCAAGCCACATGCTGTGTCTGTGCACTCCAGTCAATCTGATCTAGCAACCAGGAATGCCTCTACACCTGTTAAGGTACAACATAACTTCCATTCACCACTGATATCATACATGCCTCTTGCATTTGTAAACTCATAGACAGGATGCTCTGGACAGGCCCGCACTGCAGACACCCATCACGCCCGCCCTTCCCAAGGTCCAGCATCCTTCAAGATTGCTGCCACTCCTATTATTTTGGCAGCCAGTAACCTTATCTCCAATAGCTAAATTTATAACCGATGCAGGAAAAGCGTCCCATTGCTGTAACCAACACAGAAGCGGGGCTTGAGGACAGTGACTGTGAGACCAGGTCACTTCTTTCTCATCTCATTTCCATACAAGCACTTGCCATCCGAGACAAACTCATACCTGATTTCTGTTTTTGGTTTCCAGCATGCCTTTCGAGAAAAAGCCACGTGCAGCAAGGAAACTATCCATGACTGTCAGCGAGGACGATGAGTAGGCAGCCCAGCGTACTAATGTAGATTAAGGCTACAATAGTTATTAGTGTGTACTCTATGACACGTAGTGTATCTAGAGCTTGTGAAACGAGCCCAGATGGCCAGCAACTCAGCCTCTCTGATATGCTGTCGCACtgcctcttttgagcctaaCTATTTGTAGCCTTCTATGCCCAGACTGCAATGTTTGGAATGTGGATTTGCGACTGCGAACTGTTATTAACTGTACTGGTAGTGTGCGATGCATGTCTTGCAACGTCCTCATCCTGCAACGTCGATGGAGGGGTCAGTGCTCTATCTAATTAATTGCTGAGGGACTTAGAATCATCCTGTCATACATCCAAATTCCTATGGCCCAGCCCATTTACTTTGCGGCCCTGTTCCACCAATGTTTCCTTCGATTCCTATTTCTCCATACCAGCCATACCTAGACCAAACCGCCAACAGTATCCACTGGCCGGTTTTGGCCATCTACCTCTCAATAATCGACACGTCGCTGAACTCCTCAGACAGACCTACATATACTGTAGCAGCCTTGGATTCCCTGTTCCTCAACAGCCACCATGGAGCACCACCAGCTgctgaacccaaagaaaagagtTCTCAGGGAGTGGACCGTGCACGGAGCAGCTGCCATGGACCAGGTGGTGATTTGCATTCTCTTTGTGCGACAGATAGAGCCAACCACCTTAGCCTCTTCAGAGATACAGTGCAGATTCGacattctctttttctttcatgAGCACGTTCAACATGTATCAATATTGTACAGAAacatctaatctaatctactagCTGTTCTGCTTTTTCAGATCGAGGGCGATGGTGGCATTGGAAAAAAAGATGCTCGCCTCCAGGCAGCCGTCGAAGATTCGGTCGGCCATGGCATTCTTGGGATCAGGCCAGGCAAACGCGATGTACGTGCGATCATCTCCAAAAAAAAGTTTCTTCCCGCCTCTCTGTAGATCTTTGACATCAATATTCAATTAGCTTCTTTTGTATTTAATGTGTTGGAAACAGGTGGACAACTCGGGCGGCTCCACGGCACACACTGAAGCTTTCTTGCATGCCCCTGTTCTGATCAAGACAGAGATGGAACAGGCAGTAGCTTTTCCAAACCCAAGGCGTGGCCCAGGAGCAGATCTGTTCGGGAATGTTTCAGGCTTCACCGTCAGCAATGCCATGCTCAGCTCTCTCTTCTTTCCTGAAGCTGTCAAAAAAGAAACGGTAATCCACCTATTCCCAATTCTCCCAGGCTTAGATCTGCCACATTTTTCGCTAAACATGCTGTTTTCCCTATCTATATCATTTAACCAGGATCGTTTGTGCTGGAGCAATGAAAAATCCCCTCTTGATCTCTCTGATGACTCTCTCCTGACTTCACCGGTCCTTATAGAGCCTAAGGTATAAACCTATCCTCTCTACTAAATCTATCCACCTTTGAATATGCCTGTGCATTTTTTTCTCCTGCTAATTTAATCtggcattttctaaaaaaatagtgTGGCAGTAACTCAGATGTTGCTTTCAACTATTAACTATGCAAGCTTCTGAGCCCAGAAAAATTAGCTATTAGGGATCCAACCAAATCAGCTAATGGAGTAGTTCATTGCCTGATTGAACCTAGCTAATCCTAGCTAATGGTTTGTAAAATCCTTTTAAACCCTGATCCACACCCCCCCCTCCCCTGAATTAGGCGATAAAAAATTATAGGTTTACCAAATTAGCTAATATCTTATGAATCCAGACATAACCAGCTAATGGTTAGCTATAATAGAAACTGTTATCAATTAGCTACCTAATCATTAGTTGAGAAATATCCAAGCTAGGCCTATCTTCAAAGTAGGAGGTACTCAATCACattatacaaaaaaaaaagtcattgGTGCAGTTTCGAAACACTAAAACGACTAATGTTTGTACGGCAACTaactaaaaaaaatttgtatgcTGTTAATGCAGATGCACAGCGGTGTTCGGGTCTCTCGACGCCTCATCCTCAGCCAGGTTATGGATGGTCTCAAACTGAAAGTGCACAGCTCGGGATATGACTCTACCTTGCAGGGCCTCAACATGGAAACAGCCTGGATGCATGTAGATCTGCCATGTGGAAACAAGCCTGGACCAGATTCAACCACTGTCATCTTTGGTAGTCCACAACCCTCTCAAAGTGAAGCTGATGAAAGTGCATGCCAAGCAGTCCTCAGTTACTACTGCAATGCTAGAGATGTAAGCATCGACGACTTCAGTCACAATGTTCTCAAACTGAAGCAAGAGGAGTTGGATGCAAGCAAATTTTTTTGTGGTGCCATGCAAGATAAAGTAGTTCGTCTGGTTTTGGAGCGTGATGCAGCTCTGGCTGCTGTTCAGAGCCACATTCAGAGTACAGATGTGAAGCTCCATGGTTTAAGTGAGACTTTCATCAAGAAGAAACAGGATGAGCTCAACAATGATTTCTTCTATGAGATCCTGCAAGACAAAGTCACTGATCTACTTCGAGATCGTAATATTCAGAGAGAGCGCTACAACAACTTAGTTCATGGGCTGGCTGCTATCTGTGACAGCTTTAGTGATCTGCTACCGCTCAAAAGGCTTGATGTTGATCAGACCATCTCTGAATTCAGCGACACAGGATTCATCTTTAGCGGCAGTGCAACCAATCCAACTCGCATTAACCAGCTTGCTTTGTCTCTCCTGAAGATCCTGCGTGAAGGGATCATCTATGAGATCAAGCACGCCACCACTCCATACTGTAGGTTACTTAAAATCTCTAAAATCATCTGTTTACTCGGTTATGTTGTGCTTCCACACTCAACTAATCAATGGCCAAATTAATTGACCTTGCAGGAGGACATGGACGTTCCACCCACTGTATATACCCACCTAATGCTACTACCTCTGTCTTGCAATCACAAAGACAGCAGCAGCCTCTTCAGATGATGGTTTCTTTTGCGTGCTTTAGCGTTTGGCACGGATGACTATGGTACAACGCTTTTTTTGGCAGTCGTCTTTTGAAAAACTATTACAGCATTCTTTTGGGTGTTCCAGTGTGACACACCACTTACAACATTAATCCAAAATGTGGTTCCGAGGACAACTTTGTATCAACTGTGCACACAAACTCTTAGAAACCAGCTCCGGAATCATCATCAGCATGCTGCAGCCAGGTACATGATCCGCCTCCTGCACTGAAGATAGCGCTGAACAAGAACCTGCTGATGTCTCCATGCTGGTTTCGCCTTTGTGTGTGTTTGGTTGACCGAAATTGCTGTTACAACTGCACTTCATGGCCTGTTTGGTCTGTACTAGCGCCTATTACCTCAGCATCACAGCTGTAACTGTTGAATGCGGCTAGAAATTTCTGGGTAAACCTGTATCCCAGCTGGCAAACTCTATGTTGCCTGTGATCCTTCTAATTGGAACTCCGCTATGAAGGCACCAATTTATGCTATATTTGACATTTTCAATTTTCTTACagaattttatatttatttatttccatCCCACTGAAAGCGACAACTAAAAGAAAACAAGATGCTTCAGATAGCAAATTTTCATTCCACTTAAACCAAACACATAGTACTACAACAAGAACAACACACAAGAGCAGATAAGCTCCACTACCCATTTTGagccatacaaaacattgttgCAGTTTCTGTTCTACCAAAAACACAACTACAGCCGTCTCAGTTCTCATCCATCCACTCAGTACAAAGGTCTTCCACTGCAGAAGTAGCAGTCCTCCCGCTCTCTTCAGCCCAGACAGCAGCTCCATGAGCAAGTACCCCAATAGACGTCCCTGAAGAACCACTGACGGCGGCAACAGTGATCTGTTCCAGCGCCTGGCGGACCGTCTCCAGATGATCAACTGATTGAACCCAATCAGACTTAAGCATCAGATTGGTCCTGCGAAGACTTTCGTTCTCCTTTCGTAGGCCCTCTGCGTTACTGAAATTGAAATCGTCGATCACAACACCAAAATCGCGCTTTGCCGCAAGAATCAGTGCATCAGCTGCGGCCTCCTCGGCTCCATCCTTCGTCATTGATGCAGAGCCTGTTGCCGAGGGTAAACTCATCAATCTCATCTTCTAGGGGAACAACCACAAAACCCGTTGCCACATAAAGACCATCAGAGCTGCTAAATGAATAGAAAGGGCTGGAGCCCTCTAAAGCCTTGACCACAGCATTCAGAATCATATGGCGAGATACATACGCAATAGCACCTCCATCTACACAGATGCAAAATCACATTACTTGTGGAACGAATTGGAACACAGCACAGTATAGTTTCACCTTCAGATTCCCGGCCCAGAGGTCGGCCGTGCACGCCGGCAACGATCGCCATCACCTGAACGCGGAGACCCTTAGCGGCTCTTCGCAGGCACTTCCACTGGCTCCACACACAAAAGACACAGACCTCTCTTCTGTTCCTACGACACAGCACCACCATCCATTAAAACAAATGCCTTGCCTTGGCTCCAACGAAACCACTGAAACAAACCGACCTCCATGCCTCCATCAAACCGCCTCTGTCCCATCCGTGCCATCCAACCGACCTTTAGGACTCTGCACGACCAATAACAAAACCGGCGTGTAACAGAAGCCCAGCCCAAAAGAACCACGACAGCCAGCAGCAACGGTCTAGCCCAAACTAAGAAAAACTTCAGCCCATACACGGCAGTGAGACCACAGTCAGGGCATCCAGTCCAGCATGGCGTGAGGGGCGCGACGGGAGCACTCGAGCGCTCCCTGGGCGACACGTGTGTGGACAAGCCCGACGCGGGCCCTGGAGACGTCGTCTCCTCCTCGCACGCCGCTTTGGCATCTGGCCCCGCATCGTACCAGGCACGACCGCGCAGCAACGCCTCCCATCAGCTCCGCTCGCCAGCTCTCCCGCTTCAGTGCCGCCCCTCCCACCCCCGCGCGCAGCGCCAGGCCTGCGTggggccatggcggaggcgcCGCCCATCCCCTTCTACCTCCGCCGCGCATGGGACAGACGCGGAGCAGCATGGCGGGGATGCGGCGGCTGGCGCACTGCGGGCAAGAGCAGCGGCGCGGGCCTGCGACGGCCGGTGCGCGGCGGGTGCGcgggcggagcgccgccgccacggccagccGGCGTGCAggtcctccctccccctcgaggtccgccgcccctgctcgagCTTCGCCGCCCCCTTCTCTCCAGCAGCGTCGCCATGGGGGCGGTGCTGGGAGCTCCAATCGGCGTCGCTGGGAGCTCCAGGCGGAGCCCGCCCCCGGCGGCGGTCTCCCTCCGGCCGcgcgagggaggggcggcggttcGCATCTGTGCATGCGGAGGCCGGGAGGCGGAGCGAGGGCGGAGACTGGGAACGCTACGCGCGAGGCAGAGCGATGCGTGGGTCGCGGAGGTGGAGCGATGCCTGCGGCGCGGAGCTGCGGAGGAAGGTGACGAGTGGGTGCGGGTGAATGCTGCTGGCTGCCTAGGGTTCAGGATAATGGGTCATGGGTTTCCTTTACGTGGGTTGCTGTTGGCCCTCATTAAATCCACTGCGGCATTCTAGCCGGCGCGGCGTAGCGCGCGTATGACCTAGTAACCAACAATCATCAAAGGACCAAGCAGCCAAAAACCAAAATCCACACAAGCCGTTCCGTAACCGCCAAGGGCCAAAGCCGCCAACCACTACTGCCTTTATAAATAGGCCCCCTACTATTCCGGAACGAACAGACACGCCCTCCACGCATTTCCACCTCCACCCTCTAGTTGTTGCAGAATCACGAATCAGCCCCTGCGCTTCCCTTTTCGGCAGGCTTTTCCCGCCAGGATGGCCTCCGGTTCAGGAAAGGACCAAGATGACATCCAAACCCAAGAACCGGTACACGGGGAGCGCGACGAGTccagcgacgccgccgccgccgccgtagtcgCAGCAGCCGCCGATGCGGCAGAGGAAGCCGCAGCACCGCCTGCCCCCGCTCCGCCCTCCGAGCGCCCCCAAGAAAGCCCCGTCCATGGGCCACCGGGAGGCGGGGCCGGGGGCGGAGGCCAGAGCCCATCTGCCGCCGTCCcggtggaggcggcgacggTGCCCACCGAGTCGACGCGCATCGATATAAAAAAGGTATTCTACGAACTGTTGCTGGAGAACAAGACGAAACTGGGCCAGGGATCGGCCGACCCGGACGAACCGGAGGGGCGACAGGCGGAGCAGGTGCGATTTCTTGGGTCTTCGAAGTGGGTTCTTGAGCTTTCCTGCTTTCTTGCGATTCGAGAGGTGGAATCTTGTTGTTCTTGCGAAATCTTGGGGATGATTTGGTGTAGTGGAGCCAAGAAATTGCGTATAGCGTCTTAGGAGCGGAATCCTTGAGCAGATGTTTGGGCCAATTTGTCTGTCTGCCTTGATCGATCTTGCAGCGAGTTATGTAGGGGCATGTTCTTGCCCTGTTGTATTCAATATTTTCAGTTCTGTGTGATGTAGTGCTTCCAAGTGTAGTGAAAACTGTTAGGGACAATCTGTGTGTTCATTTGAGATGTCATAAATGGGTGTACTTTCACTAGATCATTGGCCACTTAAATAGCTGGTTTTAGCCCTTGGCTGGTTGATTTCTGAAACTGGCTTACGGCCCAAGCATATTCATATAAATGACCTACAAGACTACAGGAGTTTGTGTTTTGTGATTGCTGATCCCTTGCTTGAATGTTTGATCTCGATGTTTAACTCTGGAGTAGGTGAAACCGCCGAAAACATCACCTGAACAAGTGAAGAAGAAATCGGCCTGGAGCAAGGTTAAAGGAAGCATCAGAAACAGGGTATGGCCTGAGTATTTCTAATCTTTTTTACTTGTGATTGTGGGCTAGTGCGATCACTATTGTGCCAATTTTCGTGTTTGAGATGTGGGATTAGGATGCCTATGTCTTAGTTTATCTGTGCCTATATGAAGCCTTGAGATGATTAAGTCTAATCATGATAAGAAATCTTTGTTCAACCTGGTGCCAGAGATGAAAGAATTGGGAATGTTATGGAAATTCAGTTATCTGTTCTGCTCAGATTCCATGATTCTTGCTTACGCGCCAGCCTCTTCTGTTGATATGGAATTTAAAGAAAAGCAATGATATTGTGTGATGTGTTGAAATTTTTAAAAACATAAGGTGTTCTTGTTTGTGTTTAAATGATGGTCGGTGTGGTGTTTTTTCCTCATTGTACCATAAAATGTGCTGATACGTAATGTTCTGATTCTTCTATAACTTTTGTAATATACCATTGGCCGAGACAATAAGTTCTTGGATATTTTTGTACTATTGTGTAAGTTCCAATATCCATTTCCATTGTTTCCTTGTGCAAACTGTTTGATCTCAGTCTTAATTATTTACGATTGCAGCTAATTCGTGCAAAAATTGCGGATGTTGACCCATTTCTTATGTAACAGTTTTCGGGCAGGATAGGAAAGCAAAAGTGTTGCTCCGATGAAAACTCCATAGTAATGGAACCTCATGTGCATCACGAGGTTTGACTCCATATAAAATTTATGTGCCTCTTCTAATTGTCAAGTATTGGATTGTAACGGGACCAAATTAGCCTTGAATTTCTACCAAATTTTGGAGATGTGACATATGTGTTTTGTTTTCTTTCACAGAATAACAACCAACCACATATCAGCGTAGAGATTACATTTATTAATGGCTTGTAGAAACATTTCATTAAACTGTGGATACTTGAAGGCATAACAAATCGCCATCCAATTTTAAATATGTTTCTTCCTGTTTCAAATCATTATGATTTGAATTCCTTTGGTCATGTGTTTGGTGCAGATAATCCCCATGCTCAGGATCATTCCGCATTACAATCTCCTCGAAATGGTAGCTGGACGAGGAGAACTATTTCTTACAAATGCACTGAACCTTCATCGTGCCTACTATGGATTTAGGCCagtacatggagatggagagtGTTTCTACAGGAGCTTCATATTTTCCTACCTTGTAAGTATCCTTCACCCTTTTCCTTAGAATAAGTATGTTTCACGGTTAACACCTACTTTATGCCACCGTAAAACAGGAGCAAGTTCTTGATAGGCAGGATGCACATGAGGAACGTCGTCTTCTTGCTGTTGTTAAAACACTGGCTAGGCAACATGCGCGCCTTGCATTGACCTCCGAATTTTCCATGACCCACAAGGTTAGCTCACACCCTCTCCAACTTTTGGTGTTTCTGAGATAAACATTCCCAAGGAATGCTTTTCTTGAAGTTGCGTCAAGCTCGATCTGGCATCTCACTTTCCTTTCTTATTTATGATTTGCAGGATATGCACCGTTGTTTCATAGTATTGGCATTCTGCATGCCATCACAATTATACACCCTGTTgacatattcaaatttaaatttactGAAAATGTGACGGTCGAATGCTAACAAATATGCATGTAGAGATCAGTTCGCTTTCACAGAACTCCAGTAGTGGGATATAACAAtagaaataaaagaagacatactTCTTGCTTACACGGATATAATCCACTCATGCTGCTTCGTGTGGTCATCTGATCCAAACGGAAGGAAAAAAATGTTTTCTTTCATGGTACTCCATTATAAGATACTTTCTTTCTTAACTACTATATTATTAAATTTGTGTTTACTGGTTGAAGATTCAAGCTTCTCAGAAGACTGTTATCGTGGTGATATCTGTCCATATGTTGTTCTAAAGGATAAGCATTGTTGCAAGATTTAGTGATTTTCTGATTCTTTCAGGCATTTAAGAAGTTGATAAAGAAAGTAAAGAGATGGAAGCATGTATCAAACAGTCGCaggtttctgaaatgttttgTTTTTCTGCTAGCACATCAAAGTGTTACTGCCCATGAATTTCACTTAAGTTACTGAACATGTGCCTTCTTTTCA
The genomic region above belongs to Panicum virgatum strain AP13 chromosome 8N, P.virgatum_v5, whole genome shotgun sequence and contains:
- the LOC120684800 gene encoding uncharacterized protein LOC120684800, whose product is MKDGKFSKRFPKSFQDQTTFDNDGFPIYRRRDTGVKARKGGVELDNRWVVPHNLEVLKKFQAHINVEACNQSYLIKYLFKYCNKGAVAARLGVAADTSAAIDNDINSSEGVDEIAEYIKSRYLSWCEAVWRLLGFEIHEKFPAVERLHVHLPGLNIVAVSEEDDLEEVANDLGSSKSTLSEWFVANQKFPAARQYTYYEFPKYYTWNNKEKVWEGHRRGNKIGRLRFIHPGVGDAFYLRMLLMVVKGAFNYADVRTYEGIVYNTFREACQARGLIGDDSEWASLFDEAVQWANAFQLRSIFMTVLVFCDVGNVRALFDAYWKYMADDIKYRMQRNIGNPVYVVPDNVLLSGLLRELSSMFSNNGLSMSSYDLPPPSDLTHDEGSNRLVLEELSYDRTALAAEATAMSLALNSEQRAIYDTWVLDVGEGKVSVHRKEGETEDTWISIPNDIVLLPEGDKILAVIDAVYSDFGSSFASVPYLAQRCIVCPVNTVVDEVNEIMVDRVTGESKEYRSYDQIANSIEMPSDYEMMACIPLKRVCPDHSRWKVNVRAVRFYEKFTNDQPPKLSRFEFIMLDEENVAMEATIPAKWIDEQRPKLIEGRLYTIQYFEML